The genomic region GGCCGCACGAGAGCGACAGATTTCGGCGCCAGCTCGCCGAGCACGATGTGAAGGAATGTGAGGATGAGGAAGCCGACTACAAACGATGCGGCTGTGTGGACTCCCGCGGGTGGAGCATCCACTCCGAACGCCTGGAGAATGCTGTCCAGAATCCCGGCAACCGCCGGCTCGCCGACCCATCCGAGGCCGAGCGACGCGATCGTGATTCCGAGCTGCGTGCCCGCGATGTAGCGATCGAGATCCTGCAGGGCGCCTTGTACGGTGCGCGCTCTCTTGTCCCCGGCCGCGGCCATTTCCTCGATTCGCGAATGCCTCACCGCGACCAGCGAGAACTCAGCAGCGACGAAGAAGCCGTTGACGAGGACGAGCACCAGGACGAGCAGCATGCGGCTGGCAATCGAGCCGCCGCCGATGGCCTCGGCGTCCTGCAGCAGCACCGCTAAATGGGGCATTGGCATTGAATCTACATGCTCCCGGCCGTGATTGACGGAGTTGGCGACCCCCTGCAACTTGCACCCTGCCCAAGCATGGAGCAGGAAGATCGACCCGGCACTTCGCCCGCAATTGCAGGCCCCAGGCCTCGTCCGAACTCTACGAGCCGTATTCCTCGGCCGGATCGTCCTCGCTTCGGCAATCTTCTTTGCGGCCGTTTCAGTCTGGCTCGACGCACCCGCCTCCGCCACGCTGATTGCCTCGCTGGCGTTCATCGCAGCGCTCGCCCTTACCGCCTTTTCCATTCTCTGGATGGGCCCCTGGCATCGCCCGGCAACTGCAAACTTTCTATACCTCCAGACGGTTTTTGATCTCTTACTCGTAACCGCCGCAGTGCACGTTACCTGGGACGGGTCTCAATCCGAGTTCGCTCCCCTCTACATCCTGGTGATCGCCGTATCTGCGCTGCTCGTCCCTCCCGCTGGTGTTCCGCTCACTGCCGCGCTCGGCATCGTTCTTTACTTTGCCGACGCCATGCTCGGGCACGACACCGTTCCGGGAATTCCGCTGTTTCTTCAAATGGCGGTCTTTGCAGTCGTGGCGCTGAGCAGCGGGATCATCGCGGCGCGATTGCGCGCCGAGGGCGATCAAAGTGAGGAACTCGCTGCGGAGCTCGCGGCGTTCCGGCTTCGGGAGAGCGACATGAGGAAGCTCGAGGTTCGGTCTGAGCGCCTTGCTGGAATTGCGGAGATGAGCGCTTCGCTGGCGCACGAGATTCGCAATCCGCTGGCATCCATCCGCAGCGCCGTCGAGCAGCTGTCGAGAATTCCGC from Gemmatimonadaceae bacterium harbors:
- a CDS encoding ATP-binding protein, which produces MQAPGLVRTLRAVFLGRIVLASAIFFAAVSVWLDAPASATLIASLAFIAALALTAFSILWMGPWHRPATANFLYLQTVFDLLLVTAAVHVTWDGSQSEFAPLYILVIAVSALLVPPAGVPLTAALGIVLYFADAMLGHDTVPGIPLFLQMAVFAVVALSSGIIAARLRAEGDQSEELAAELAAFRLRESDMRKLEVRSERLAGIAEMSASLAHEIRNPLASIRSAVEQLSRIPRASEDEQVLSVLVQRESDRLSRLLSEFLDFARTGSASFHELDVSEIARNAARLAAAHPNAAPGVKVVDLFPKTPLMMEGDEDLLHRAIWNLLLNAVQAAPPNSEVRIEGGELARHQLPEGRPEFERGAFAVLVSDRGAGVHPNIRDRLFDPFVTSKPGGSGLGLSIVQRAAEAHGGFVIVSAPGEETRFTLVLPKSR